A portion of the Adhaeribacter radiodurans genome contains these proteins:
- a CDS encoding MFS transporter has translation MAQVFQSASSKAAIEKPRLSFWQIFNMSFGFLGIQFGFALQNGNASRILQTFGADVEHLSLFWLAAPITGMIVQPIIGHYSDRTWNRLGRRRPYFLTGAILSALALIIMPNSAVLANLLPPILVGAGMLMIMDASFNVAMEPFRALVADNLPDAQRSDGFSIQTFLIGVGAVVGSLLPYIMAEWLGISKTAAPGQIPANVIYSFYTGAVFLIGAIVWTVITTKEYSPAEYAKYHPDEDGVEEQKGLSTIFTDFSKMPVTMRQLGLVQFFSWFALFSMWVYSLPAIANHIYHVAPGDTSSAKFADAGNWVGFLFGIYNGVSAIYALFLPAIARATSRKIAHAISLTAGGIGLLSIYFIQNPDYLIFSMIGVGLAWGSILAMPYAILSGSIPAKKMGVYMGIFNFFITFPQIVNGLFSGIIVKQIYQGQAIYAIVLAGIFMICAAVSVLYVHDSKVTITH, from the coding sequence ATGGCACAAGTATTTCAATCCGCTTCTTCCAAAGCAGCCATCGAAAAGCCTCGTTTATCCTTCTGGCAAATCTTTAACATGAGCTTCGGATTTTTAGGTATCCAGTTTGGGTTTGCCTTACAAAATGGTAATGCTTCCCGCATTCTGCAAACCTTTGGGGCCGATGTGGAGCATTTATCTTTATTCTGGCTGGCTGCGCCCATTACCGGCATGATTGTTCAACCTATTATCGGCCATTACAGCGACCGCACGTGGAACCGCTTGGGTCGGCGGCGACCTTATTTTTTAACTGGTGCCATTTTATCGGCATTGGCTTTAATTATTATGCCGAACTCGGCAGTACTGGCTAATCTGTTACCACCTATTTTAGTAGGGGCCGGAATGCTGATGATTATGGATGCTTCATTTAACGTAGCCATGGAGCCTTTTCGGGCGCTGGTAGCCGATAATTTACCTGATGCTCAACGTAGTGATGGTTTTTCAATCCAAACCTTTTTGATAGGAGTAGGAGCAGTGGTAGGTTCCTTACTTCCCTACATCATGGCTGAATGGTTAGGAATCTCTAAAACGGCCGCACCAGGCCAGATACCTGCTAACGTTATCTATTCTTTTTACACCGGGGCGGTTTTTTTAATTGGAGCTATTGTTTGGACGGTAATCACTACCAAAGAATATTCGCCGGCTGAGTATGCGAAATACCATCCGGATGAAGATGGAGTGGAAGAGCAGAAAGGTCTATCTACCATTTTTACGGATTTCTCTAAGATGCCGGTTACTATGCGGCAATTAGGACTAGTGCAGTTTTTTTCCTGGTTTGCCTTGTTTTCGATGTGGGTGTATTCTTTACCAGCTATTGCAAACCACATCTACCATGTTGCTCCAGGCGATACTTCTTCCGCTAAATTTGCCGATGCTGGTAATTGGGTAGGGTTTTTATTTGGAATTTATAATGGGGTTTCGGCGATTTATGCGTTGTTCTTACCAGCTATTGCCCGGGCTACCAGCCGTAAAATAGCGCACGCAATTTCGTTAACCGCTGGCGGTATTGGGCTTCTGTCCATTTACTTCATTCAAAATCCAGATTATTTAATTTTTTCGATGATTGGCGTAGGTTTAGCGTGGGGTAGTATCCTGGCTATGCCGTATGCCATTTTATCCGGCTCTATTCCGGCTAAAAAGATGGGTGTTTATATGGGCATTTTTAACTTTTTTATTACTTTCCCGCAAATAGTAAATGGGCTTTTTAGCGGTATAATTGTAAAACAAATCTATCAGGGTCAAGCCATTTACGCCATTGTATTAGCCGGTATATTCATGATTTGCGCTGCTGTTTCAGTTTTGTACGTGCACGATAGTAAAGTTACCATTACCCATTGA
- a CDS encoding alpha-amylase family protein: protein MNGLIVTSLLLAGCTPKAVPKTNMNTQYTTEEPVKDNKFIIYQIMVRLFGNKNTTNKHYGSREENGVGKFNDITDKALSEIKALGVSHIWYTGVIEHATMTDYSAYGIQPDDPDIVKGIAGSPYAIKDYYDVAPDLAIEVKNRMTEFEALVRRTHQHQLKVIIDFVPNHVARTYNSDAKPAVVIDFGANDDKTKAFHPQNDFYYIPGHSFVVPAGTNAGGDAFTSSLKDGRFDENPAKATGNDVFSATPSLNDWSETIKLNYGVDYLDNRRTYFDPIPPVWEKMRGILVFWAKKDVDGFRCDMAEMVPVEFWNWVIPAVKKVNPNIIFIAEAYNPQEYHKYFTIGQFDFLYDKVGLYDGLKRLIRDEPNAHVNNITYVWSQESRGFSSRMVRFLENHDEERIASAGFAGNPWLAKPAMVVSATLSSGPVMIYFGQEVGEPGRGNEGFGGEDNRTTIFDYWGVPEHQKWMNNGQFDGGGLSEGQKNLRAFYQKLLTTTAHNQAIRSGKFYELAHLPGFSHKQYAYLRFTEQQRVLVIANFDRHQELKSTIHLPQDLFETLQISGKKSVTFKNILTGGSFFITDIQAGIPVNVLPADAWLLEF, encoded by the coding sequence ATGAACGGTTTAATAGTTACCAGCCTGCTGCTGGCAGGATGTACTCCCAAAGCTGTGCCCAAAACAAATATGAATACGCAATACACTACCGAAGAACCGGTTAAAGACAATAAATTTATTATTTACCAGATAATGGTGCGGTTATTTGGTAATAAAAATACCACTAATAAACATTACGGTTCCCGTGAGGAGAATGGCGTAGGTAAGTTTAACGACATTACCGATAAAGCCTTAAGCGAAATAAAAGCTTTAGGTGTTTCGCATATTTGGTATACCGGCGTTATTGAACACGCTACCATGACAGATTATTCGGCATACGGCATACAACCCGATGACCCGGATATTGTAAAAGGTATTGCCGGTTCACCTTATGCCATAAAAGATTATTACGATGTAGCTCCGGATTTAGCCATTGAGGTTAAAAACCGGATGACTGAATTCGAAGCATTAGTCCGGCGGACGCATCAGCATCAATTAAAAGTGATTATTGATTTTGTGCCCAATCACGTAGCCCGTACCTATAACTCAGATGCTAAACCAGCCGTAGTAATAGATTTTGGAGCGAATGATGATAAAACCAAAGCTTTCCATCCGCAAAACGATTTTTATTATATTCCAGGACATTCGTTTGTAGTGCCGGCCGGTACCAATGCCGGAGGCGATGCGTTTACAAGTTCCTTAAAAGATGGTAGATTCGACGAAAATCCGGCTAAAGCAACCGGTAACGATGTGTTCTCGGCTACTCCAAGTTTAAATGATTGGTCGGAAACTATAAAACTTAATTATGGAGTTGATTATCTGGATAACCGGAGAACGTATTTCGATCCGATTCCGCCGGTTTGGGAAAAAATGCGCGGTATACTGGTGTTCTGGGCGAAAAAAGACGTAGATGGTTTCCGCTGCGACATGGCCGAAATGGTGCCGGTAGAATTCTGGAATTGGGTAATACCCGCGGTAAAAAAAGTAAATCCCAATATTATTTTCATTGCTGAAGCGTATAATCCGCAGGAATACCATAAATATTTTACCATTGGCCAATTTGATTTTCTGTACGACAAGGTAGGTTTATACGATGGCCTAAAACGCCTGATCCGCGATGAACCAAACGCGCACGTAAATAATATTACCTATGTGTGGAGCCAGGAAAGCCGTGGCTTTTCTTCCCGGATGGTTCGTTTTTTAGAAAATCATGACGAGGAACGGATTGCCTCAGCAGGTTTTGCGGGCAATCCATGGTTAGCTAAACCCGCAATGGTCGTTTCGGCTACCTTATCTTCCGGGCCAGTGATGATTTATTTCGGGCAGGAGGTAGGAGAGCCCGGTCGGGGCAACGAAGGTTTTGGGGGCGAAGATAATCGCACCACTATTTTTGATTACTGGGGTGTACCCGAGCATCAGAAATGGATGAACAATGGTCAGTTTGATGGGGGTGGATTAAGTGAGGGCCAGAAGAATCTACGAGCCTTTTACCAGAAATTACTTACCACAACCGCCCACAACCAAGCCATCCGAAGCGGTAAATTTTACGAACTAGCCCATCTGCCTGGCTTTTCACATAAACAATACGCTTATCTCCGCTTTACCGAACAACAACGGGTATTGGTAATTGCTAATTTCGACCGGCACCAGGAGTTAAAAAGTACCATACATTTACCCCAGGATTTATTCGAAACCCTGCAAATTTCCGGTAAAAAAAGTGTAACTTTTAAAAATATACTGACAGGTGGTTCCTTTTTTATAACGGATATTCAAGCGGGTATTCCCGTAAATGTTCTGCCTGCGGATGCTTGGTTGTTGGAGTTTTAA
- a CDS encoding glycoside hydrolase family 65 protein, translating into MKNYIKVDEWNIIEEGFDPHLNKISESIFSLGNGRMGQRANFEETYTGESLPGNYVAGVYYPDKTRVGWWKNGYPEYFAKVLNAANWIGIDVKIDDETLDLHTAKISDFRRVLNMREGYLQRSFTAELPSGKQVKVNTKRFCSIVDDEAGAICYRITPLNFSGNFTFTPFIDGDVKNQDANYDEKFWEEVTKEVNTDTAFLTMRTKKTAFEVCTGMQIAVYQNGQPVEVQSQTIQREKYVASQFTVATKQQEETVIFKFAANLSSENYPKEQLLQHCREVIQKISHKGFDQMLQEQAKAWIAKWEESDIAIEGDITAQQGIRFNIFQLNQTYTGEDARLNIGPKGFTGEKYGGTTYWDTEAYCVPFYLATADPQVTRNLLIYRYKHLQKAIENAEKLGFTNGAALYPMVTINGEECHNEWEITFEEIHRNAAIAFAIYNYVRYTGDAAYLNEYGLEVLLGIARFWAQRVNWSEAKQQYVMLGVTGPNEYENNVNNNWYTSTMALWCLEYTLEAIEKVKNNSPDKFAAIMQHTSFREQEEIAQWQHILQNMYLPVDEERGIFLQQDNYLDKENILVKDLKPADRPLNQKWSWDRILRSPFIKQADVLQGFYFLEDRFDLEIMRRNFNFYEPRTVHESSLSPCVHAILAAKLGDEERAYQFYLRTSRLDLDDYNNDTEDGCHITSMAGTWMSVVEGFGGMRVRKNQLHFNPFLPGKWQSFSFKVGFRGVLLNIKVSKVGVQLTNQSGKDISVVVYDKPYEIKAKAQVLAEHEFAA; encoded by the coding sequence ATGAAAAATTATATAAAAGTAGATGAGTGGAATATTATTGAAGAAGGTTTCGATCCGCACCTGAACAAGATATCCGAAAGTATTTTTAGTTTGGGCAACGGCCGCATGGGGCAGCGGGCGAATTTTGAAGAAACCTACACCGGCGAAAGTTTGCCGGGTAATTATGTGGCCGGGGTTTATTACCCTGATAAAACCCGCGTAGGCTGGTGGAAAAATGGTTACCCGGAATATTTTGCCAAAGTACTTAATGCCGCCAATTGGATTGGTATTGACGTAAAAATAGACGACGAAACCCTTGATTTGCACACAGCTAAAATTTCCGATTTTCGTCGGGTACTAAACATGCGCGAAGGTTATTTGCAGCGTTCGTTTACCGCCGAGTTACCCAGCGGCAAACAGGTAAAAGTAAACACTAAACGCTTCTGCAGCATCGTTGACGACGAGGCCGGTGCTATCTGCTACCGTATAACACCGCTTAACTTTTCCGGTAATTTTACTTTTACTCCTTTTATTGATGGTGATGTAAAAAACCAGGATGCCAACTACGACGAAAAATTTTGGGAGGAAGTTACGAAAGAAGTAAACACCGATACGGCTTTCCTGACCATGCGCACGAAGAAAACGGCTTTTGAAGTTTGTACCGGAATGCAGATTGCCGTTTACCAGAATGGTCAGCCAGTAGAGGTACAATCCCAAACTATCCAAAGAGAAAAATATGTAGCCAGCCAGTTTACTGTGGCAACTAAACAGCAGGAAGAAACAGTCATCTTTAAATTTGCTGCTAACTTATCTTCCGAAAATTATCCTAAAGAACAGCTATTACAACATTGCCGGGAAGTAATCCAAAAAATATCGCATAAAGGTTTTGACCAGATGTTGCAGGAGCAAGCAAAAGCCTGGATAGCGAAATGGGAAGAAAGTGACATTGCAATTGAAGGCGATATTACCGCACAACAAGGTATCCGGTTTAATATTTTTCAATTAAACCAGACCTATACCGGCGAAGATGCCCGCTTAAATATTGGCCCGAAAGGTTTTACCGGCGAAAAATACGGCGGTACTACTTACTGGGACACCGAAGCTTACTGCGTACCTTTTTACCTGGCTACTGCCGATCCGCAGGTAACTCGTAATTTACTTATTTACCGCTACAAGCACCTGCAAAAAGCCATTGAAAACGCCGAAAAACTAGGATTTACTAATGGTGCGGCCTTGTATCCAATGGTAACCATCAACGGCGAAGAATGCCATAATGAGTGGGAAATTACCTTCGAAGAAATTCACCGGAATGCTGCTATTGCCTTTGCCATTTATAATTACGTGCGATATACCGGCGATGCCGCTTATTTAAATGAGTATGGTTTAGAAGTACTATTAGGCATTGCGCGGTTTTGGGCGCAGCGGGTAAACTGGAGCGAGGCGAAACAGCAATACGTGATGCTGGGCGTAACCGGCCCTAACGAGTACGAAAATAACGTTAATAATAACTGGTACACCAGTACTATGGCCCTATGGTGCCTCGAATATACCCTGGAAGCAATTGAAAAAGTAAAAAATAATTCTCCGGATAAATTCGCCGCTATTATGCAGCACACTAGCTTTCGGGAGCAGGAAGAAATAGCGCAATGGCAACACATTCTGCAAAATATGTATTTGCCCGTGGATGAAGAAAGAGGTATATTCTTACAGCAAGATAATTACCTGGACAAAGAAAATATTCTGGTAAAAGATTTAAAACCTGCTGATCGGCCGCTTAACCAAAAATGGAGCTGGGATCGTATTCTGCGCTCTCCGTTTATTAAACAAGCCGATGTGTTGCAAGGCTTTTATTTCCTGGAAGACCGGTTTGACTTAGAAATTATGCGCCGGAATTTTAATTTTTACGAGCCCCGCACTGTCCACGAAAGTTCTTTATCGCCGTGCGTACACGCGATTTTGGCCGCCAAACTTGGCGATGAAGAACGGGCTTACCAATTTTACCTGCGTACTTCCCGCTTAGATCTCGACGATTATAACAACGATACTGAAGACGGTTGCCATATTACCTCCATGGCAGGCACCTGGATGAGCGTGGTAGAAGGTTTTGGTGGCATGCGCGTACGTAAAAATCAATTGCATTTCAATCCATTTTTGCCCGGCAAATGGCAGTCGTTTTCTTTTAAAGTTGGGTTCCGGGGTGTTTTGCTGAATATTAAAGTAAGTAAAGTAGGTGTCCAGTTAACGAATCAGTCAGGTAAAGATATTTCGGTAGTAGTATACGATAAGCCGTACGAAATAAAAGCAAAAGCGCAAGTTTTAGCCGAGCACGAGTTTGCCGCTTAG
- the pgmB gene encoding beta-phosphoglucomutase yields MIKACIFDLDGVIVDTAVYHYQAWKRLANELGFDFTEHQNEQLKGVSRVRSLELILGWGNVSKTPVEQTELATRKNQWYVEMINRMQPSEILPGAKEFLQTAKAAGLKTALGSASKNSATILERVGLLPLFDAIVDGNHVTASKPDPEVFLKGAEALGLNSAECVVFEDAIAGVQAAKAGSMKVVGIGSPEVLTEADLVIAGLHEMTLEKLQALDLLQK; encoded by the coding sequence ATGATTAAGGCCTGTATTTTTGATTTAGACGGAGTTATTGTAGATACCGCAGTGTATCATTATCAAGCCTGGAAGCGGTTAGCTAATGAATTGGGGTTTGATTTTACCGAGCATCAAAACGAGCAATTAAAAGGAGTAAGCCGCGTACGGTCGTTAGAGTTAATTCTGGGCTGGGGCAATGTAAGCAAAACTCCCGTAGAGCAAACCGAGTTAGCTACCCGCAAAAACCAATGGTACGTGGAAATGATTAACCGCATGCAGCCTTCTGAAATTTTACCCGGCGCAAAAGAATTCTTACAAACCGCCAAAGCAGCGGGCTTAAAAACGGCGCTTGGGTCAGCGAGTAAAAATTCAGCTACTATTCTGGAACGGGTTGGTTTGTTGCCGCTCTTCGATGCCATTGTAGACGGAAACCACGTAACCGCTTCTAAGCCAGATCCGGAAGTGTTTTTGAAAGGGGCTGAAGCGCTTGGTTTAAATTCAGCGGAGTGCGTTGTTTTTGAAGATGCAATTGCGGGAGTGCAAGCTGCTAAAGCCGGTAGTATGAAAGTAGTAGGTATTGGGTCGCCGGAGGTATTAACGGAAGCGGATTTAGTAATTGCCGGATTACACGAAATGACCCTGGAAAAATTACAGGCATTAGATTTATTGCAAAAATAG
- a CDS encoding metallophosphoesterase — translation MNKIYLSRFSFWLILFLITACAVHQPYYRQDVLNWQQNTPPAANQLNYSIFLIGDVGAPARNPLEPSLNFLRKQLQVAGEKSAVVFLGDNIYSFGLTEPGSPGRKTDEERMRTQLDILQGYKGEKYMIPGNHDWAQGRPGGLQSVIRQEVFVEEYLQDTSAVNGGNFYVPDEGCPGPYEVFLQEDLVLIALNSQWWLQSEERPYGPNNYCNVSDEAEVLVQLEDIISKNRGKNIMVVGHHPLQTNGTHGGNFRLADHIFPLTMLNPWLVVPLPVIGSIYPWARRYGGISQDIPHPKYQAYVNGLMNIFKKYPNVVYAAGHDHNLQYFKKNNVPAIVSGSGCKTQYMKRGGDEAQFGHEQKGFGVVNYYKNGEAWLEFWEPKGNGDQGELLFRTKIYQRQDAAPVKQTPIVASTLSFKDSSITIAANPEQYQAGKTKQFLLGAHYRREWATPVKMPLLDLQTEQEGLVPYRLGGGKQTTSLRLRNEAGREFSLRSVNKNPARILPPDLRQTLVQDLLQDQISAQHPYGALILPRLADAAGVYHVNPKLVYVPNDPRLGKYQAVFNNQVAILEENPDEDHRNVASLGFARNLVGTDKVLERKRQDNDNTVNEVSYARARLFDMLIGDWDRHEGQWRWIERKTNDERVFEPVPKDRDVVFFKADGFIPYLLTRKWAVRNVQNFDYTFNDYIGLNLTALTTDRTFLASVTKEQWIAEAEKIKQNVTDAIIQEAIQQWPSEITKLSGAEIAAKLKSRRNYLPQLAADYYYFLAKTVDVAGSDKREKFVITRLNNDQTQLLVNNIRRDGSIGRQVYNRTFRTDETKEIRLYGLGGDDVFNVSGRVDKGIRVRIIGGSDHDSISDNSVVKGLRRKTIVYDTKADNYLAFGAETKDETKEYKEVNSYDRTASQMPYFGPRLPFGFNPDDKFYLGVGLVYRTRKFRKEPYAAEHRLQGNYLFASSSFNIHYQADLKRLFGNYDLGIKTSYYNPQLLFNYFGQGNKTGADLSEIKDYRLKFSRLYFSPTINKDIVSFLKFGIGPQYDNFRIDSAASGNQAQRLARTTDENQGVYETNKYLGLRLFLNLEAASNPLNPYIGIKFLNEVTFNREIGHNRLRYTNINSQAIFYLTPNFPFQLTWAGRLGAAHNFGDYRFFQANTLGGTTNLRGYNRNRFAGRSSVYANAEARIQLFKFNLYLFPGKFGTLLFYDTGRVFADTDTSQKLFKELHHSYGVGAWVDLFNKAVFSGTYSIGGETRYFNLTYGFLF, via the coding sequence ATGAATAAAATTTACCTGAGCCGTTTCTCCTTCTGGTTAATTCTTTTTTTAATAACAGCATGTGCCGTACATCAACCTTATTACCGGCAAGATGTACTAAACTGGCAGCAGAATACTCCACCCGCAGCTAACCAGTTAAATTATTCTATCTTTTTAATCGGCGATGTGGGAGCGCCCGCCCGGAACCCGCTAGAACCTTCATTAAATTTTCTGCGCAAGCAATTACAAGTGGCCGGCGAAAAAAGCGCCGTTGTATTTCTGGGCGATAATATTTACTCTTTTGGCTTGACTGAACCGGGTAGCCCTGGCCGGAAAACCGATGAAGAGCGCATGCGCACCCAACTGGATATTTTACAAGGTTACAAAGGCGAAAAGTACATGATTCCGGGTAACCACGACTGGGCTCAGGGGCGACCAGGTGGCTTGCAATCCGTTATCCGGCAAGAAGTATTTGTGGAAGAGTACCTGCAAGATACTTCGGCCGTGAATGGAGGTAACTTTTATGTGCCCGACGAAGGCTGCCCCGGCCCGTACGAAGTTTTTTTGCAAGAAGATCTGGTATTAATTGCTCTTAATTCCCAATGGTGGTTGCAAAGCGAAGAGCGCCCCTACGGCCCTAACAATTACTGCAATGTTTCCGACGAAGCGGAAGTGCTCGTGCAACTGGAAGATATAATTAGTAAAAACCGGGGCAAAAACATTATGGTAGTAGGGCACCATCCTTTACAAACCAACGGTACCCACGGCGGTAATTTCCGGTTAGCCGATCATATTTTTCCGTTAACCATGTTAAATCCGTGGTTAGTAGTACCTCTGCCAGTAATTGGTTCTATTTACCCATGGGCTCGTCGGTACGGAGGTATTAGTCAGGATATTCCGCACCCTAAGTACCAGGCCTACGTGAACGGCTTAATGAATATTTTTAAGAAATACCCCAACGTAGTATATGCCGCCGGCCACGACCATAATTTACAATACTTTAAAAAAAATAACGTACCCGCTATAGTAAGCGGCTCGGGCTGCAAAACGCAGTACATGAAGCGCGGAGGAGACGAAGCTCAATTTGGCCACGAACAAAAAGGCTTTGGCGTAGTAAATTATTATAAAAACGGCGAAGCCTGGCTCGAATTCTGGGAACCCAAAGGAAACGGCGACCAGGGAGAATTACTATTCCGGACGAAAATATACCAGCGCCAGGATGCTGCTCCGGTTAAACAAACGCCAATAGTGGCATCTACTCTAAGTTTTAAAGATAGCAGCATTACCATAGCGGCAAATCCGGAACAATACCAAGCCGGTAAAACCAAGCAATTTTTATTAGGCGCACATTACCGCCGCGAATGGGCTACTCCCGTAAAAATGCCCCTTTTAGATTTACAAACCGAACAAGAAGGTCTGGTTCCTTACCGTTTGGGTGGTGGTAAACAAACTACTTCGCTTCGGTTGCGCAACGAAGCCGGCCGGGAGTTTTCCCTTCGTTCGGTCAATAAAAACCCGGCCCGTATTCTGCCACCTGATTTGCGCCAAACCTTGGTTCAGGATTTACTTCAGGATCAGATTTCGGCGCAGCATCCGTACGGAGCCTTAATCTTGCCCCGTCTGGCCGATGCCGCTGGGGTATATCACGTTAATCCTAAATTGGTGTACGTGCCCAACGACCCGCGTTTAGGTAAGTATCAGGCAGTTTTTAATAACCAGGTAGCCATTCTGGAAGAAAATCCCGACGAAGATCACCGTAACGTAGCCAGTCTGGGTTTTGCCAGAAATTTAGTAGGTACCGATAAAGTGCTCGAACGCAAACGTCAGGATAACGACAATACAGTAAATGAAGTAAGTTATGCCCGAGCGCGGCTTTTTGATATGCTAATTGGAGACTGGGACCGGCACGAAGGTCAGTGGCGCTGGATAGAACGTAAGACCAACGACGAACGGGTTTTTGAGCCTGTGCCTAAAGACCGGGATGTAGTATTTTTTAAAGCGGATGGTTTTATTCCTTATTTACTTACCCGCAAATGGGCCGTGCGCAATGTGCAAAATTTTGATTACACCTTTAACGATTATATTGGCCTTAATTTAACTGCTTTAACTACCGACCGTACTTTTTTAGCTTCTGTAACCAAAGAACAATGGATAGCCGAAGCGGAAAAAATAAAGCAAAACGTTACGGATGCAATTATTCAGGAAGCCATTCAACAGTGGCCTTCAGAAATTACTAAATTATCCGGAGCAGAAATTGCTGCTAAACTCAAATCCCGGCGCAACTACTTGCCGCAATTAGCCGCCGATTATTATTATTTTCTGGCCAAAACGGTAGATGTGGCCGGAAGTGATAAACGCGAAAAATTTGTTATAACCCGCTTAAATAACGATCAAACCCAGTTATTAGTAAATAATATTCGTCGCGATGGCTCTATTGGCCGCCAGGTATACAACCGCACTTTCCGGACAGATGAAACCAAAGAAATTCGTTTGTATGGATTAGGAGGGGACGATGTTTTTAACGTGAGCGGGCGAGTAGATAAAGGCATCCGGGTGCGTATAATTGGCGGTAGTGACCACGACAGCATTTCGGACAATTCCGTTGTAAAAGGACTCCGCCGTAAAACCATAGTGTACGATACCAAAGCCGACAATTATCTGGCTTTCGGGGCCGAAACAAAAGACGAAACAAAAGAATACAAAGAAGTAAACAGTTACGACCGCACGGCATCGCAAATGCCATATTTTGGCCCGCGCTTGCCTTTCGGTTTTAACCCCGACGATAAATTTTACCTGGGAGTAGGTTTGGTTTACCGCACCCGCAAGTTCCGGAAAGAGCCTTACGCCGCTGAACACCGCTTGCAGGGCAATTATCTTTTTGCTTCGTCGTCGTTTAACATCCACTACCAGGCAGACTTAAAACGCTTGTTCGGTAATTATGATTTAGGTATAAAAACTTCTTATTATAACCCGCAATTGTTATTTAATTATTTTGGCCAAGGTAATAAAACGGGCGCAGACTTAAGTGAAATTAAAGATTATAGACTAAAATTTTCCCGGTTGTACTTTTCGCCTACCATTAATAAAGATATTGTAAGTTTTTTAAAATTTGGTATTGGTCCGCAATACGATAATTTTCGGATAGATTCGGCGGCTTCTGGTAACCAAGCCCAAAGATTGGCACGAACCACCGATGAAAACCAAGGCGTTTACGAAACAAATAAATACTTGGGGCTGCGGCTATTTCTGAACCTGGAGGCGGCGAGCAACCCATTGAATCCGTACATTGGCATTAAGTTTTTGAACGAAGTAACGTTTAACCGCGAAATAGGGCATAACCGTTTACGATATACGAACATAAATTCGCAGGCAATTTTTTATCTCACCCCAAATTTTCCTTTTCAGTTAACCTGGGCCGGGCGTTTGGGAGCCGCTCATAATTTTGGCGATTACCGTTTTTTTCAAGCTAACACTTTAGGCGGAACTACTAATTTGCGCGGCTATAACCGAAACCGCTTTGCCGGCCGCAGTAGCGTTTACGCCAACGCCGAAGCCCGCATTCAATTATTTAAATTTAACTTGTATTTGTTTCCGGGTAAGTTTGGTACGTTGTTATTTTACGATACCGGTCGCGTATTTGCCGATACAGATACGTCGCAAAAATTATTTAAAGAGTTGCATCACAGTTATGGGGTAGGAGCCTGGGTAGATCTCTTTAATAAAGCTGTTTTTTCCGGTACGTATTCTATCGGCGGCGAAACCCGGTACTTTAATCTTACTTACGGTTTTTTATTTTAA